A DNA window from Rhinolophus sinicus isolate RSC01 linkage group LG10, ASM3656204v1, whole genome shotgun sequence contains the following coding sequences:
- the RNF44 gene encoding RING finger protein 44 isoform X4: protein MRPWALAVTRRPPSAPVGQQRLSAGPGSTAGQIQGSPGHEGRPPAQDERLPSQQPPARLPHLPVEERRASAPAGGSPRMLHPASQQSPFMVDLHEQVHQGPVPLSYTVTTVTTQGFPLPSGQHIPGCSAQQLPACSVMFSGQHYPLCCLPPPLIQACTMQQLPVPYQAYPHLISSDHYILHPPPPAPHPQPAHMAPLGQFISLQTQHPRMPLQRLDNDVELRGDQHPLGSFTYSTSGPSPGLSPSVPLHYLPHDPLHQELSFGVPYSHMMPRRLSTQRYRLQQPLPPPPPPPPPPPYYPSFLPYFLSMLPMSPTAVGPTISLDLDVDDVEMENYEALLSLAERLGDAKPRGLTKADIEQLPAYRFNPDSHQSEQTLCVVCFSDFEARQLLRVLPCNHEFHTKCVDKWLKANRTCPICRADASEVPREAE from the exons ATGAGACCATGGGCTCTGGCAGTGACTAGGAGGCCACCTTCTGCCCCTGTGGGTCAGCAGCGATTGTCTGCAGGACCTGGCAGCACTGCAGGCCAGATCCAGGGAAG CCCTGGCCACGAGGGCCGCCCACCTGCCCAGGATGAGCGCTTACCCTCCCAGCAGCCGCCAGCCCGACTGCCACACCTCCCCGTAGAGGAGCGCCGAGCCTCGGCTCCTGCCGGCGGGAGCCCCCGAATGCTGCACCCAGCCTCCCAACAGAGCCCGTTCATGGTTGATCTCCACGAACAG GTGCACCAGGGACCCGTCCCTCTGTCCTACACAGTCACCACAGTGACAACCCAAGGCTTCCCCCTGCCTTCAGGACAGCACATCCCTGGCTGCAGTGCCCAACAGCTCCCAGCATGCTCCGTGATGTTCAGTGGGCAGCACTACCCGCTCTGCTGCCTCCCGCCCCCG CTGATCCAGGCGTGTACCATGCAGCAGCTCCCGGTGCCCTATCAGGCCTACCCCCACCTCATCTCCAGTGACCACTACATCCTGCACCCCCCACCGCCAGCTCCACACCCCCAGCCCGCCCACATGGCGCCACTTGGGCAGTTCATATCGCTGCAGACCCAGCACCCACGTATG CCCCTGCAGCGGCTGGACAACGACGTGGAGCTGCGGGGGGACCAGCACCCCCTAGGGAGCTTCACCTACTCCACCTCTGGCCCTAGCCCAGGCCTGTCCCCATCTGTGCCCCTGCACTACCTGCCCCACGATCCCTTGCACCAGGAGCTGTCCTTCGGTGTG CCCTATTCCCACATGATGCCGCGGAGACTGAGCACCCAGAGGTACCGCCTACAACAGCCGCTGCCCCCgccgcccccaccaccacccccgccaCCGTATTACCCCAGCTTCCTGCCCTACTTCCT CTCGATGCTGCCAATGTCACCAACAGCAGTGGGACCCACCATCAGCCTGGATCTGGACGTGGATGATGTGGAGATGGAGAACTATGAG GCCCTCCTGAGCCTGGCGGAGCGGCTGGGAGATGCCAAGCCCCGAGGCCTCACCAAAGCAGACATCGAGCAGCTTCCAGCCTACCGATTTAACCCAGACAGCCATCAGTCCGAGCAGACGCT GTGTGTGGTCTGCTTCAGCGACTTTGAGGCACGCCAGCTGCTCCGAGTCCTGCCCTGCAACCACGAGTTCCACACCAAGTGTGTTGACAAGTGGTTGAAG GCCAACCGGACGTGTCCCATTTGCCGGGCTGACGCGTCCGAGGTGCCCAGGGAGGCCGAGTGA
- the RNF44 gene encoding RING finger protein 44 isoform X1, with the protein MRPWALAVTRRPPSAPVGQQRLSAGPGSTAGQIQGSPTEASSLWCSPGHEGRPPAQDERLPSQQPPARLPHLPVEERRASAPAGGSPRMLHPASQQSPFMVDLHEQVHQGPVPLSYTVTTVTTQGFPLPSGQHIPGCSAQQLPACSVMFSGQHYPLCCLPPPLIQACTMQQLPVPYQAYPHLISSDHYILHPPPPAPHPQPAHMAPLGQFISLQTQHPRMPLQRLDNDVELRGDQHPLGSFTYSTSGPSPGLSPSVPLHYLPHDPLHQELSFGVPYSHMMPRRLSTQRYRLQQPLPPPPPPPPPPPYYPSFLPYFLSMLPMSPTAVGPTISLDLDVDDVEMENYEALLSLAERLGDAKPRGLTKADIEQLPAYRFNPDSHQSEQTLCVVCFSDFEARQLLRVLPCNHEFHTKCVDKWLKANRTCPICRADASEVPREAE; encoded by the exons ATGAGACCATGGGCTCTGGCAGTGACTAGGAGGCCACCTTCTGCCCCTGTGGGTCAGCAGCGATTGTCTGCAGGACCTGGCAGCACTGCAGGCCAGATCCAGGGAAG TCCTACCGAGGCCTCCTCTTTGTGGTGCAGCCCTGGCCACGAGGGCCGCCCACCTGCCCAGGATGAGCGCTTACCCTCCCAGCAGCCGCCAGCCCGACTGCCACACCTCCCCGTAGAGGAGCGCCGAGCCTCGGCTCCTGCCGGCGGGAGCCCCCGAATGCTGCACCCAGCCTCCCAACAGAGCCCGTTCATGGTTGATCTCCACGAACAG GTGCACCAGGGACCCGTCCCTCTGTCCTACACAGTCACCACAGTGACAACCCAAGGCTTCCCCCTGCCTTCAGGACAGCACATCCCTGGCTGCAGTGCCCAACAGCTCCCAGCATGCTCCGTGATGTTCAGTGGGCAGCACTACCCGCTCTGCTGCCTCCCGCCCCCG CTGATCCAGGCGTGTACCATGCAGCAGCTCCCGGTGCCCTATCAGGCCTACCCCCACCTCATCTCCAGTGACCACTACATCCTGCACCCCCCACCGCCAGCTCCACACCCCCAGCCCGCCCACATGGCGCCACTTGGGCAGTTCATATCGCTGCAGACCCAGCACCCACGTATG CCCCTGCAGCGGCTGGACAACGACGTGGAGCTGCGGGGGGACCAGCACCCCCTAGGGAGCTTCACCTACTCCACCTCTGGCCCTAGCCCAGGCCTGTCCCCATCTGTGCCCCTGCACTACCTGCCCCACGATCCCTTGCACCAGGAGCTGTCCTTCGGTGTG CCCTATTCCCACATGATGCCGCGGAGACTGAGCACCCAGAGGTACCGCCTACAACAGCCGCTGCCCCCgccgcccccaccaccacccccgccaCCGTATTACCCCAGCTTCCTGCCCTACTTCCT CTCGATGCTGCCAATGTCACCAACAGCAGTGGGACCCACCATCAGCCTGGATCTGGACGTGGATGATGTGGAGATGGAGAACTATGAG GCCCTCCTGAGCCTGGCGGAGCGGCTGGGAGATGCCAAGCCCCGAGGCCTCACCAAAGCAGACATCGAGCAGCTTCCAGCCTACCGATTTAACCCAGACAGCCATCAGTCCGAGCAGACGCT GTGTGTGGTCTGCTTCAGCGACTTTGAGGCACGCCAGCTGCTCCGAGTCCTGCCCTGCAACCACGAGTTCCACACCAAGTGTGTTGACAAGTGGTTGAAG GCCAACCGGACGTGTCCCATTTGCCGGGCTGACGCGTCCGAGGTGCCCAGGGAGGCCGAGTGA
- the RNF44 gene encoding RING finger protein 44 isoform X2, with protein sequence MRPWALAVTRRPPSAPVGQQRLSAGPGSTAGQIQGSPTEASSLWCSPGHEGRPPAQDERLPSQQPPARLPHLPVEERRASAPAGGSPRMLHPASQQSPFMVDLHEQVHQGPVPLSYTVTTVTTQGFPLPSGQHIPGCSAQQLPACSVMFSGQHYPLCCLPPPQLIQACTMQQLPVPYQAYPHLISSDHYILHPPPPAPHPQPAHMAPLGQFISLQTQHPRMPLQRLDNDVELRGDQHPLGSFTYSTSGPSPGLSPSVPLHYLPHDPLHQELSFGVPYSHMMPRRLSTQRYRLQQPLPPPPPPPPPPPYYPSFLPYFLSMLPMSPTAVGPTISLDLDVDDVEMENYEALLSLAERLGDAKPRGLTKADIEQLPAYRFNPDSHQSEQTLCVVCFSDFEARQLLRVLPCNHEFHTKCVDKWLKANRTCPICRADASEVPREAE encoded by the exons ATGAGACCATGGGCTCTGGCAGTGACTAGGAGGCCACCTTCTGCCCCTGTGGGTCAGCAGCGATTGTCTGCAGGACCTGGCAGCACTGCAGGCCAGATCCAGGGAAG TCCTACCGAGGCCTCCTCTTTGTGGTGCAGCCCTGGCCACGAGGGCCGCCCACCTGCCCAGGATGAGCGCTTACCCTCCCAGCAGCCGCCAGCCCGACTGCCACACCTCCCCGTAGAGGAGCGCCGAGCCTCGGCTCCTGCCGGCGGGAGCCCCCGAATGCTGCACCCAGCCTCCCAACAGAGCCCGTTCATGGTTGATCTCCACGAACAG GTGCACCAGGGACCCGTCCCTCTGTCCTACACAGTCACCACAGTGACAACCCAAGGCTTCCCCCTGCCTTCAGGACAGCACATCCCTGGCTGCAGTGCCCAACAGCTCCCAGCATGCTCCGTGATGTTCAGTGGGCAGCACTACCCGCTCTGCTGCCTCCCGCCCCCG CAGCTGATCCAGGCGTGTACCATGCAGCAGCTCCCGGTGCCCTATCAGGCCTACCCCCACCTCATCTCCAGTGACCACTACATCCTGCACCCCCCACCGCCAGCTCCACACCCCCAGCCCGCCCACATGGCGCCACTTGGGCAGTTCATATCGCTGCAGACCCAGCACCCACGTATG CCCCTGCAGCGGCTGGACAACGACGTGGAGCTGCGGGGGGACCAGCACCCCCTAGGGAGCTTCACCTACTCCACCTCTGGCCCTAGCCCAGGCCTGTCCCCATCTGTGCCCCTGCACTACCTGCCCCACGATCCCTTGCACCAGGAGCTGTCCTTCGGTGTG CCCTATTCCCACATGATGCCGCGGAGACTGAGCACCCAGAGGTACCGCCTACAACAGCCGCTGCCCCCgccgcccccaccaccacccccgccaCCGTATTACCCCAGCTTCCTGCCCTACTTCCT CTCGATGCTGCCAATGTCACCAACAGCAGTGGGACCCACCATCAGCCTGGATCTGGACGTGGATGATGTGGAGATGGAGAACTATGAG GCCCTCCTGAGCCTGGCGGAGCGGCTGGGAGATGCCAAGCCCCGAGGCCTCACCAAAGCAGACATCGAGCAGCTTCCAGCCTACCGATTTAACCCAGACAGCCATCAGTCCGAGCAGACGCT GTGTGTGGTCTGCTTCAGCGACTTTGAGGCACGCCAGCTGCTCCGAGTCCTGCCCTGCAACCACGAGTTCCACACCAAGTGTGTTGACAAGTGGTTGAAG GCCAACCGGACGTGTCCCATTTGCCGGGCTGACGCGTCCGAGGTGCCCAGGGAGGCCGAGTGA
- the RNF44 gene encoding RING finger protein 44 isoform X5 codes for MLHPASQQSPFMVDLHEQVHQGPVPLSYTVTTVTTQGFPLPSGQHIPGCSAQQLPACSVMFSGQHYPLCCLPPPQLIQACTMQQLPVPYQAYPHLISSDHYILHPPPPAPHPQPAHMAPLGQFISLQTQHPRMPLQRLDNDVELRGDQHPLGSFTYSTSGPSPGLSPSVPLHYLPHDPLHQELSFGVPYSHMMPRRLSTQRYRLQQPLPPPPPPPPPPPYYPSFLPYFLSMLPMSPTAVGPTISLDLDVDDVEMENYEALLSLAERLGDAKPRGLTKADIEQLPAYRFNPDSHQSEQTLCVVCFSDFEARQLLRVLPCNHEFHTKCVDKWLKANRTCPICRADASEVPREAE; via the exons ATGCTGCACCCAGCCTCCCAACAGAGCCCGTTCATGGTTGATCTCCACGAACAG GTGCACCAGGGACCCGTCCCTCTGTCCTACACAGTCACCACAGTGACAACCCAAGGCTTCCCCCTGCCTTCAGGACAGCACATCCCTGGCTGCAGTGCCCAACAGCTCCCAGCATGCTCCGTGATGTTCAGTGGGCAGCACTACCCGCTCTGCTGCCTCCCGCCCCCG CAGCTGATCCAGGCGTGTACCATGCAGCAGCTCCCGGTGCCCTATCAGGCCTACCCCCACCTCATCTCCAGTGACCACTACATCCTGCACCCCCCACCGCCAGCTCCACACCCCCAGCCCGCCCACATGGCGCCACTTGGGCAGTTCATATCGCTGCAGACCCAGCACCCACGTATG CCCCTGCAGCGGCTGGACAACGACGTGGAGCTGCGGGGGGACCAGCACCCCCTAGGGAGCTTCACCTACTCCACCTCTGGCCCTAGCCCAGGCCTGTCCCCATCTGTGCCCCTGCACTACCTGCCCCACGATCCCTTGCACCAGGAGCTGTCCTTCGGTGTG CCCTATTCCCACATGATGCCGCGGAGACTGAGCACCCAGAGGTACCGCCTACAACAGCCGCTGCCCCCgccgcccccaccaccacccccgccaCCGTATTACCCCAGCTTCCTGCCCTACTTCCT CTCGATGCTGCCAATGTCACCAACAGCAGTGGGACCCACCATCAGCCTGGATCTGGACGTGGATGATGTGGAGATGGAGAACTATGAG GCCCTCCTGAGCCTGGCGGAGCGGCTGGGAGATGCCAAGCCCCGAGGCCTCACCAAAGCAGACATCGAGCAGCTTCCAGCCTACCGATTTAACCCAGACAGCCATCAGTCCGAGCAGACGCT GTGTGTGGTCTGCTTCAGCGACTTTGAGGCACGCCAGCTGCTCCGAGTCCTGCCCTGCAACCACGAGTTCCACACCAAGTGTGTTGACAAGTGGTTGAAG GCCAACCGGACGTGTCCCATTTGCCGGGCTGACGCGTCCGAGGTGCCCAGGGAGGCCGAGTGA
- the RNF44 gene encoding RING finger protein 44 isoform X3, whose amino-acid sequence MRPWALAVTRRPPSAPVGQQRLSAGPGSTAGQIQGSPGHEGRPPAQDERLPSQQPPARLPHLPVEERRASAPAGGSPRMLHPASQQSPFMVDLHEQVHQGPVPLSYTVTTVTTQGFPLPSGQHIPGCSAQQLPACSVMFSGQHYPLCCLPPPQLIQACTMQQLPVPYQAYPHLISSDHYILHPPPPAPHPQPAHMAPLGQFISLQTQHPRMPLQRLDNDVELRGDQHPLGSFTYSTSGPSPGLSPSVPLHYLPHDPLHQELSFGVPYSHMMPRRLSTQRYRLQQPLPPPPPPPPPPPYYPSFLPYFLSMLPMSPTAVGPTISLDLDVDDVEMENYEALLSLAERLGDAKPRGLTKADIEQLPAYRFNPDSHQSEQTLCVVCFSDFEARQLLRVLPCNHEFHTKCVDKWLKANRTCPICRADASEVPREAE is encoded by the exons ATGAGACCATGGGCTCTGGCAGTGACTAGGAGGCCACCTTCTGCCCCTGTGGGTCAGCAGCGATTGTCTGCAGGACCTGGCAGCACTGCAGGCCAGATCCAGGGAAG CCCTGGCCACGAGGGCCGCCCACCTGCCCAGGATGAGCGCTTACCCTCCCAGCAGCCGCCAGCCCGACTGCCACACCTCCCCGTAGAGGAGCGCCGAGCCTCGGCTCCTGCCGGCGGGAGCCCCCGAATGCTGCACCCAGCCTCCCAACAGAGCCCGTTCATGGTTGATCTCCACGAACAG GTGCACCAGGGACCCGTCCCTCTGTCCTACACAGTCACCACAGTGACAACCCAAGGCTTCCCCCTGCCTTCAGGACAGCACATCCCTGGCTGCAGTGCCCAACAGCTCCCAGCATGCTCCGTGATGTTCAGTGGGCAGCACTACCCGCTCTGCTGCCTCCCGCCCCCG CAGCTGATCCAGGCGTGTACCATGCAGCAGCTCCCGGTGCCCTATCAGGCCTACCCCCACCTCATCTCCAGTGACCACTACATCCTGCACCCCCCACCGCCAGCTCCACACCCCCAGCCCGCCCACATGGCGCCACTTGGGCAGTTCATATCGCTGCAGACCCAGCACCCACGTATG CCCCTGCAGCGGCTGGACAACGACGTGGAGCTGCGGGGGGACCAGCACCCCCTAGGGAGCTTCACCTACTCCACCTCTGGCCCTAGCCCAGGCCTGTCCCCATCTGTGCCCCTGCACTACCTGCCCCACGATCCCTTGCACCAGGAGCTGTCCTTCGGTGTG CCCTATTCCCACATGATGCCGCGGAGACTGAGCACCCAGAGGTACCGCCTACAACAGCCGCTGCCCCCgccgcccccaccaccacccccgccaCCGTATTACCCCAGCTTCCTGCCCTACTTCCT CTCGATGCTGCCAATGTCACCAACAGCAGTGGGACCCACCATCAGCCTGGATCTGGACGTGGATGATGTGGAGATGGAGAACTATGAG GCCCTCCTGAGCCTGGCGGAGCGGCTGGGAGATGCCAAGCCCCGAGGCCTCACCAAAGCAGACATCGAGCAGCTTCCAGCCTACCGATTTAACCCAGACAGCCATCAGTCCGAGCAGACGCT GTGTGTGGTCTGCTTCAGCGACTTTGAGGCACGCCAGCTGCTCCGAGTCCTGCCCTGCAACCACGAGTTCCACACCAAGTGTGTTGACAAGTGGTTGAAG GCCAACCGGACGTGTCCCATTTGCCGGGCTGACGCGTCCGAGGTGCCCAGGGAGGCCGAGTGA